A genomic region of Pseudomonas sp. RSB 5.4 contains the following coding sequences:
- the gspF gene encoding type II secretion system inner membrane protein GspF translates to MNRYRFEAADATGKIESGHLEADSQGAAFGVLRSRGLTALSVHKESNVAQHGGGGLFSARMSDNDLAWATRQLASLLGASLPLEAALSATVEQAEKKHIAHTLSAVRADVRSGMRLAESLAARPRDFPEIYRALIAAGEESGDLAQVMERLADYIEERNNLRGKILTAFIYPGVVGLVSIGIVIFLLSYVVPQVVSAFSQARQDLPGLTLAMLTASDFIRAWGWLCAALIAGAFWSWRLYLRNPAARLSWHHRVLKLPLIGRFVLGLNTARFASTLAILGGAGVPLLRALEAARQTLSNDRLSLSVSDATAKVREGVNLAAALRVENVFPPVLIHLIASGEKTGALPPMLERAAQTLSRDIERRAMGMTALLEPLMIVVMGGVVLVIVMAVLLPIIEINQLVQ, encoded by the coding sequence ATGAATCGCTATCGTTTTGAAGCCGCCGACGCCACCGGCAAAATCGAGTCCGGGCATCTGGAAGCGGATAGTCAGGGCGCCGCGTTCGGCGTGTTGCGCAGCCGTGGCTTGACTGCGTTGTCGGTGCACAAGGAGAGCAACGTCGCCCAGCATGGCGGTGGTGGTCTGTTCAGTGCGCGTATGTCGGATAACGATCTGGCCTGGGCAACGCGGCAACTGGCGAGTCTGCTCGGTGCGAGCCTGCCGCTCGAAGCGGCACTCAGCGCAACGGTGGAGCAGGCCGAGAAAAAACACATCGCCCACACCCTCAGCGCGGTGCGTGCCGACGTGCGCAGCGGCATGCGTCTGGCCGAGTCGCTGGCCGCACGGCCACGGGATTTTCCGGAGATCTACCGCGCGCTGATTGCTGCGGGGGAGGAGTCCGGTGATCTGGCGCAGGTGATGGAGCGACTGGCCGACTACATCGAGGAGCGCAACAACCTGCGCGGCAAGATCCTCACCGCGTTTATCTATCCCGGCGTGGTCGGGCTGGTGTCGATCGGCATCGTGATTTTCTTGCTCAGTTACGTGGTACCGCAGGTGGTCAGCGCCTTTTCCCAAGCGCGTCAGGACTTGCCGGGGCTGACGTTGGCGATGCTTACCGCCAGTGATTTCATTCGGGCGTGGGGCTGGTTATGTGCGGCGTTGATCGCGGGCGCTTTCTGGAGCTGGCGCCTGTACCTGCGCAATCCGGCGGCACGTTTGAGCTGGCATCATCGGGTGCTGAAATTGCCGCTGATCGGGCGCTTCGTGTTGGGCCTTAACACCGCACGCTTTGCCTCGACGCTGGCGATTCTCGGCGGTGCCGGTGTGCCGTTGCTGCGGGCGCTGGAGGCGGCGCGGCAGACGCTGTCCAATGATCGCCTGAGTCTGAGTGTCAGCGACGCCACGGCCAAGGTTCGCGAAGGGGTGAATCTTGCGGCGGCGCTGCGAGTGGAGAACGTATTTCCGCCGGTATTGATTCACCTGATCGCCAGCGGCGAGAAAACCGGCGCACTGCCGCCGATGCTCGAACGGGCAGCACAGACCCTGTCCCGCGATATCGAACGGCGGGCAATGGGCATGACCGCGTTGCTCGAGCCGCTGATGATCGTGGTGATGGGCGGGGTGGTGCTGGTGATTGTGATGGCGGTTTTGTTGCCGATCATTGAGATCAATCAATTGGTGCAGTAG
- the gspD gene encoding type II secretion system secretin GspD codes for MKGSGSKPARMALPMLLMALSACSNTTTPPNQPPLLVDSELGRPLANTQRSGDALLDRQRAQAQAAPQPRQMHNITERARSGAAPRSNTLASNPLGDQPVTLNFVDADIQAVVRALSRSTGQQFLVDPRVKGSLTLVSEGQVPARQAYDMLLAALRMQGFSVVDVGGVAQVVPEADAKLLGGPIYSADKPAGNGMLTRTFRLQYENAVNLIPVLRPIVSPNNPINAYPGNNTIVVTDYAENLTRVAQLIQTIDSPSAIDTDVVQIQNGIAADIAPMVADLLDAPGNDPTQKIAVIGDPRSNTIIIRAGSPERTELARNLIYKLDNAQSNPSNLHVVYLRNAQAAKLAQALRGLLTGESDSGTSDSARSVLSAMGSNGNNNGGSSAQSGTQTSGNTSTTSSTGSTGGSYAQGSSSTGSGGNQASEQNVAFSAGGVTIQADATTNTLLISAPEPLYRNLREVIDLLDQRRAQVVIESLIVEVGEDDASEFGVQWQTGNLGGKGVIGGANLGGSGINLNGKTSLDVLPQGLNVGYVNGTVDIPGIGKILDLKVLARALKSKGGTNVLSTPNLLTLDNEAASIFVGQTIPFVSGSYVTGGGGTSNNPFQTVTREEVGLKLNVRPQISEGGTVKLDIYQEVSSIDERASASAASAGIVTNKRAIDTSILLDDGQIMVLGGLLQDGYSQSNEAVPWLGTLPGIGALFRNERRAITKTNLMVFLRPYIIRDSEAGRSITLNRYDFMRRAQGGLQPERSWAMPDMQAPQLPTAAQGVPSSVPASGPRATIKAVPIEGSTRF; via the coding sequence ATGAAGGGGTCAGGATCCAAACCGGCGCGCATGGCGTTGCCGATGCTGCTGATGGCGTTGAGCGCGTGCAGCAACACCACCACGCCGCCGAACCAGCCGCCGTTGCTGGTGGACAGCGAACTCGGCCGGCCACTGGCCAACACCCAGCGCAGCGGTGATGCGCTGCTCGATCGTCAACGCGCCCAGGCGCAAGCGGCGCCGCAACCACGGCAGATGCACAACATCACTGAGCGTGCGCGCAGTGGCGCGGCTCCGCGCAGCAACACGCTGGCGAGCAACCCGTTGGGTGATCAGCCGGTGACGCTGAATTTCGTCGACGCCGATATTCAAGCGGTGGTGCGCGCGCTGTCGCGCTCGACCGGCCAGCAGTTTCTGGTCGACCCTCGGGTCAAGGGCAGCCTGACGCTGGTTTCGGAAGGTCAGGTGCCGGCGCGCCAGGCTTACGACATGCTGCTCGCGGCGTTGCGCATGCAGGGCTTCAGCGTGGTCGATGTCGGTGGCGTCGCGCAGGTGGTACCGGAGGCCGATGCAAAACTGCTCGGCGGGCCGATCTACAGCGCCGACAAACCGGCCGGCAACGGCATGCTCACGCGCACCTTTCGCCTGCAATACGAGAACGCGGTGAACCTGATTCCGGTGCTGCGCCCGATCGTGTCGCCGAACAATCCGATCAATGCCTACCCGGGCAACAACACCATCGTCGTCACCGATTACGCCGAGAACCTGACCCGCGTCGCCCAGTTGATCCAGACCATCGACAGCCCGAGTGCGATCGACACCGATGTGGTGCAGATCCAGAACGGCATCGCCGCCGACATCGCGCCGATGGTCGCGGATCTGCTCGACGCGCCGGGCAACGATCCGACGCAGAAAATTGCGGTGATCGGCGACCCGCGCTCCAACACCATCATCATCCGCGCCGGCAGCCCCGAGCGCACCGAGCTGGCGCGCAACCTGATCTACAAACTCGACAACGCGCAGAGCAATCCGAGCAACCTGCACGTGGTTTATTTACGTAACGCGCAAGCGGCGAAACTGGCGCAGGCCTTGCGCGGACTGCTCACCGGCGAGAGCGACAGCGGCACCAGTGATAGTGCGCGCTCGGTGCTCAGTGCGATGGGCAGCAACGGCAACAACAATGGCGGTTCGAGTGCGCAGAGTGGCACGCAAACCAGTGGCAACACTTCGACTACGTCGAGCACGGGCAGTACTGGCGGCAGTTACGCGCAGGGCAGCAGTTCGACTGGCAGCGGGGGCAATCAGGCCAGTGAACAGAACGTCGCGTTCAGTGCCGGCGGGGTGACGATTCAGGCTGACGCGACCACCAACACCTTGCTGATATCCGCGCCGGAACCGTTGTATCGCAACCTGCGCGAAGTGATTGATCTGCTCGACCAGCGCCGCGCGCAAGTGGTCATCGAGAGCCTGATCGTTGAGGTCGGTGAGGACGATGCCAGCGAATTCGGCGTGCAGTGGCAGACCGGCAATCTCGGCGGCAAAGGCGTGATCGGCGGGGCGAACCTCGGTGGATCAGGGATCAATCTCAACGGCAAGACCAGTCTCGACGTGCTGCCGCAAGGCTTGAACGTCGGCTACGTCAACGGCACGGTCGACATCCCCGGCATCGGCAAGATCCTCGACCTGAAAGTGCTGGCCCGGGCGCTGAAGAGCAAGGGCGGCACCAACGTGCTGTCGACGCCAAACCTGCTGACTCTGGATAACGAAGCGGCGAGTATTTTTGTCGGCCAGACCATTCCGTTTGTCAGCGGCAGCTACGTGACTGGCGGTGGCGGGACGAGCAACAACCCTTTCCAGACCGTGACCCGTGAAGAGGTGGGTTTGAAGTTGAATGTGCGGCCACAGATTTCCGAGGGCGGCACGGTCAAGCTTGATATCTATCAGGAAGTCAGCAGCATCGACGAGCGCGCTTCGGCCAGTGCGGCGTCGGCGGGCATCGTCACCAACAAACGCGCGATCGACACCAGCATCCTGCTCGACGACGGCCAGATCATGGTCCTCGGCGGCTTGCTGCAGGACGGCTACAGCCAGAGCAACGAAGCGGTGCCATGGCTGGGGACGCTGCCGGGGATCGGTGCACTGTTTCGCAACGAACGCCGGGCAATCACCAAGACCAACCTGATGGTGTTCCTGCGCCCGTACATCATCCGCGACAGCGAAGCGGGGCGCAGCATCACCCTCAACCGCTACGACTTCATGCGCCGCGCCCAGGGCGGGCTGCAACCGGAACGCAGCTGGGCAATGCCGGACATGCAGGCGCCGCAGTTGCCGACGGCGGCGCAGGGGGTTCCGAGTTCGGTTCCGGCTTCGGGACCCCGTGCGACCATCAAAGCTGTGCCGATCGAAGGGAGCACACGCTTTTGA
- the gspG gene encoding type II secretion system major pseudopilin GspG, whose protein sequence is MDIAQFKQPGRPSRMPRGQQGFTLIEIMVVVVILGILAAMVVPKVLDRPDQARATAAKQDIGGLMQALKLYRLDHGTYPSQSQGLKVLVERPADAKNSNWRSYLERLPNDPWGRPYQYLNPGANGEIDIFSLGADGQPDGDGVNADIGSWQL, encoded by the coding sequence ATGGATATCGCGCAGTTCAAACAGCCCGGACGACCGAGCCGGATGCCCCGTGGGCAGCAGGGTTTTACCCTGATCGAGATCATGGTGGTGGTGGTGATTCTCGGGATTCTGGCGGCGATGGTGGTGCCCAAGGTGCTGGATCGGCCGGATCAGGCGCGGGCCACGGCGGCGAAGCAGGATATTGGCGGTTTGATGCAGGCGCTGAAGTTGTATCGCCTCGATCACGGTACTTATCCGAGCCAGAGTCAGGGTTTGAAAGTGCTGGTGGAGCGGCCGGCGGATGCGAAGAACAGTAACTGGCGTTCGTACCTGGAGCGCCTGCCGAATGACCCGTGGGGTCGTCCTTATCAGTACCTCAACCCTGGCGCCAATGGCGAGATCGATATCTTTTCCCTCGGTGCCGACGGTCAGCCTGACGGCGACGGTGTGAATGCCGATATCGGTTCCTGGCAGCTGTAA
- the gspL gene encoding type II secretion system protein GspL: MSQLRVSLPPLAGLSLDSEMDCAWLDRQGQVIREQRLTFSQLAQLAKQPPLSAFLHPADSLLASIDLPPLPANKTAAAVQCAAQALMLGDSNDMHIAHSSRDESGQVQIAWAPRQRLQHLGQLLKQAGLNLRGLYPAAYSLPVLPGTVACRQVGHLLLRESVQVARVQPLFDEEIGDWLLTCGTPLHWIGSTPPPEAQLPMAEAQRWTGPLPGWGLQGAVQQQRSEHRGWGRALGLCALAVAVWVIGLNLYAAREASQGQQLKAQMALRVKQAFPELPVILNPLQQARQQLAARQKGAAEDPAQPFNRLVLQAGSGMPFMAGTVERLTFVDGTLQLSLLADARRSANDKDKDWQAALAQVGISATADDEGWLLRPSDEVTTPDESADDSGAEDE, encoded by the coding sequence ATGAGTCAGTTGCGTGTGAGCTTGCCGCCACTGGCGGGGTTGAGTCTCGACAGTGAAATGGACTGCGCGTGGCTGGACCGTCAGGGGCAGGTCATTCGTGAGCAGCGTCTGACCTTTAGTCAACTGGCGCAGTTAGCGAAGCAACCACCGCTGAGCGCTTTCCTGCACCCGGCGGACAGCCTACTGGCGAGTATCGACTTGCCACCGCTGCCGGCGAACAAGACCGCAGCGGCGGTGCAATGCGCGGCGCAGGCCTTGATGCTCGGCGACAGCAATGACATGCACATCGCCCACAGTTCGCGGGACGAATCGGGGCAGGTGCAGATCGCCTGGGCGCCGCGTCAACGCTTGCAGCATCTGGGGCAATTGCTGAAGCAGGCCGGTCTGAATCTGCGCGGCTTGTACCCGGCGGCGTACAGCTTGCCGGTGCTGCCGGGCACGGTGGCCTGTCGGCAGGTCGGCCATTTGTTGCTGCGCGAAAGCGTGCAGGTGGCGCGGGTGCAGCCGTTGTTCGACGAGGAGATTGGCGATTGGCTGCTGACCTGCGGGACGCCGCTGCACTGGATCGGTTCGACGCCACCGCCGGAAGCGCAATTGCCGATGGCCGAGGCGCAACGCTGGACCGGGCCGTTGCCGGGTTGGGGCCTGCAGGGTGCGGTGCAACAGCAGCGCAGCGAGCATCGCGGTTGGGGCCGGGCGTTGGGGCTGTGCGCATTGGCGGTGGCGGTGTGGGTCATCGGCTTGAACCTGTATGCCGCTCGCGAGGCGAGTCAGGGTCAGCAGCTCAAGGCGCAGATGGCGCTGCGGGTGAAGCAGGCCTTTCCCGAGTTGCCGGTGATCCTCAATCCGCTGCAGCAGGCGCGCCAGCAATTGGCGGCGCGGCAGAAGGGCGCGGCGGAGGACCCGGCGCAGCCGTTCAATCGGCTGGTGTTGCAGGCCGGCAGTGGCATGCCGTTCATGGCCGGCACGGTCGAGCGCCTGACGTTTGTCGATGGCACGTTGCAGTTGAGTTTGCTGGCCGATGCCCGGCGCAGCGCCAATGACAAGGACAAGGATTGGCAAGCCGCATTGGCTCAGGTCGGGATCAGTGCGACGGCTGACGATGAAGGCTGGCTGCTGCGACCGAGCGACGAAGTCACCACCCCCGACGAAAGCGCTGACGACAGCGGAGCAGAAGATGAATAA
- the gspK gene encoding type II secretion system minor pseudopilin GspK: MNSQSNQQGMAIISALLIAAVVAVIAAGMLTRQSVSTRALEADQQRVQGRWVLHGGLEISRQLLWDARQRDPLTRLDQPWAQRLSAQGFEGRLEDEQGKFNLRNLVANERVDEAQVQAFQRLCELIGISAGLSQRISQRVIGSYPYLLNPQIAENTASKNGFDSGRATSPNASRKPQNPKLPMLRSIDDLRSVEGVNDVVIGKLAPYLTVIPATTWLNGNTATAPVLAAYVPGLSLERAQALINERDAGRWFINRGDFVNRLRMPNLELTSVKVGITSDWFRLRGEARRDQRRVSLDALLHRSEDRLPQVIWSRVGV; this comes from the coding sequence ATGAATAGCCAATCGAACCAGCAGGGGATGGCGATCATCAGTGCGCTGTTGATTGCGGCGGTGGTCGCGGTGATTGCGGCGGGGATGTTGACCCGGCAGAGCGTTTCGACCCGCGCGCTGGAGGCGGACCAACAGCGTGTGCAGGGGCGCTGGGTGTTGCACGGCGGTCTGGAGATCAGCCGGCAATTGCTCTGGGATGCGCGGCAGCGTGATCCGTTGACCCGGCTCGATCAGCCGTGGGCGCAGCGCTTGAGTGCGCAGGGTTTCGAGGGGCGGCTGGAGGATGAGCAGGGCAAGTTCAACCTGCGCAATCTGGTGGCCAACGAGCGTGTCGATGAGGCGCAGGTGCAGGCGTTTCAGCGGTTGTGCGAGTTGATCGGTATCAGCGCCGGGTTGAGTCAGCGCATCAGTCAGCGGGTGATCGGCTCTTATCCGTATCTTTTGAACCCGCAGATTGCCGAAAACACCGCGAGCAAAAACGGCTTTGACAGTGGCCGCGCCACGTCGCCGAATGCGTCGCGCAAACCGCAGAATCCGAAGTTGCCGATGCTGCGCAGTATTGATGACTTGCGTAGCGTCGAGGGTGTGAATGATGTGGTCATCGGCAAACTGGCGCCGTATCTGACGGTGATCCCGGCCACCACTTGGCTCAATGGCAATACCGCCACTGCGCCGGTGTTGGCCGCGTATGTGCCGGGGTTGTCGCTGGAGCGGGCGCAGGCGCTGATCAATGAGCGCGACGCCGGGCGCTGGTTCATCAACCGTGGCGATTTCGTCAACCGCTTGCGCATGCCCAATCTGGAGCTGACCAGCGTCAAGGTCGGCATCACCAGCGACTGGTTTCGCCTGCGCGGCGAGGCGCGGCGGGATCAGCGTCGGGTCAGCCTCGATGCGTTGTTGCACCGCAGCGAGGATCGTCTGCCGCAGGTGATCTGGTCGCGGGTGGGCGTATGA
- the gspM gene encoding type II secretion system protein GspM: MNKASLAVYRARWQRFSAQLQVRWQALALREKRMVGGMAALLLALLVWVALIQPPLKKISYWQAETPKLRAQTEALEVLLREVSVRPQGQSIEQSLEQTLQASGLAGHYQLQVGEAGAWQLTFDAAPADALLDWLLSTPAQLSLLVVEARLQRADNASTEVTAGTLSGTVRMDQALGAKEAS, translated from the coding sequence ATGAATAAGGCATCGCTCGCGGTGTATCGCGCCCGTTGGCAGCGTTTTAGCGCGCAGCTTCAAGTGCGCTGGCAAGCGCTGGCCCTGCGCGAAAAACGCATGGTCGGCGGCATGGCGGCGCTGCTGCTGGCGCTGTTGGTGTGGGTCGCATTGATCCAGCCGCCACTGAAAAAAATCAGCTATTGGCAAGCCGAAACCCCGAAGTTACGCGCCCAGACCGAAGCCCTCGAAGTGCTGTTGCGCGAGGTCAGCGTGCGTCCGCAGGGGCAAAGCATCGAGCAGTCTCTTGAGCAGACCCTGCAGGCCAGCGGCCTGGCCGGGCACTATCAATTGCAAGTCGGGGAGGCTGGCGCCTGGCAGCTGACGTTCGACGCGGCGCCGGCCGATGCGCTGCTCGACTGGCTGCTGAGCACCCCGGCACAACTTTCTCTGCTAGTGGTCGAGGCGCGTCTGCAACGCGCCGACAACGCTTCGACCGAAGTCACTGCCGGCACATTGTCAGGCACCGTTCGCATGGATCAGGCGCTGGGCGCTAAGGAAGCTTCATGA
- the gspE gene encoding type II secretion system ATPase GspE: MSSLPYAWAKAQRILLCDGVLTVCPSTPGWSISEVRRQFGETSLRRVRDDELDGLLATAYADTGSAAAVVGAAENEVDLDRLMQDMPEITDLLDTQDGAPVIRMINALLTQAARDEASDIHIEPFETHSVVRYRVDGTLRDVVSPRKALHGALVSRIKIMAQLDIAEKRLPQDGRIALRVAGRPIDIRVSTVPTGHGERVVMRLLDKQAGRLHLETLGMDAQVLAKLDHLIRQPHGIVLVTGPTGSGKTTSLYAALARLDASTSNILTVEDPVEYDLPGISQIQVNAKIDMTFALALRAILRQDPDIIMIGEIRDLETAQIAVQASLTGHLVLATLHTNDAVSAVNRLIDMGVEPFLLASSMLGVLAQRLVRRLCKECKQEDPAAPGTWRPVGCAACNHTGYSGRTGIHELFCIDDDIRTLIHQGAGEQALRAAAAKAGMFSLREDGERWIRSGATAPEEILRVTRDA, translated from the coding sequence ATGAGTTCGCTTCCCTACGCCTGGGCCAAGGCCCAGCGCATTCTGTTGTGCGACGGCGTGCTGACCGTATGCCCATCGACGCCAGGCTGGTCGATCAGCGAGGTGCGGCGCCAGTTCGGTGAAACCTCGCTCAGGCGCGTGCGCGACGACGAGCTCGACGGCTTGCTCGCCACCGCCTATGCCGACACCGGCAGCGCCGCCGCTGTGGTCGGTGCGGCAGAGAACGAAGTCGATCTCGACCGGCTGATGCAGGACATGCCAGAAATCACCGATCTGCTCGACACTCAGGACGGCGCGCCGGTGATCCGCATGATCAACGCCTTGCTCACACAGGCTGCGCGGGACGAGGCCAGCGACATTCACATCGAACCGTTCGAAACCCACTCGGTGGTGCGCTATCGGGTCGACGGCACCCTGCGCGATGTGGTCTCGCCGCGCAAGGCGCTGCACGGCGCGCTGGTGTCGCGGATCAAGATCATGGCGCAACTCGACATCGCCGAAAAACGCTTGCCGCAGGACGGCCGTATCGCGCTGCGTGTGGCTGGGCGGCCGATCGATATTCGCGTGTCGACCGTGCCCACCGGGCATGGCGAACGCGTTGTCATGCGCTTGCTCGACAAGCAGGCCGGGCGTCTGCATCTGGAAACCCTGGGCATGGACGCGCAGGTGCTGGCCAAACTCGATCACTTGATCCGCCAGCCCCACGGTATCGTGCTGGTCACCGGCCCCACCGGCAGCGGCAAGACCACCAGCCTCTATGCCGCGCTGGCGCGGCTGGATGCCAGCACCAGCAACATCCTCACCGTCGAAGACCCGGTGGAATACGACCTGCCGGGGATCAGCCAGATTCAGGTCAACGCCAAGATCGACATGACGTTTGCCTTGGCCTTGCGGGCGATTCTGCGCCAGGACCCGGACATCATCATGATCGGCGAAATCCGCGATCTGGAAACCGCACAAATCGCCGTGCAGGCGTCGCTCACCGGTCACCTGGTGCTGGCGACGCTGCACACCAACGACGCGGTGTCGGCGGTCAATCGCTTGATCGACATGGGTGTCGAACCGTTTCTGCTGGCCTCGTCGATGCTTGGTGTGCTGGCCCAGCGGCTGGTGCGGCGCCTTTGTAAAGAGTGCAAACAGGAGGATCCAGCAGCACCGGGCACCTGGCGCCCGGTGGGCTGCGCCGCCTGTAATCACACCGGTTACAGCGGCCGTACCGGCATCCACGAATTGTTCTGTATCGACGACGACATCCGCACCCTGATTCACCAAGGGGCAGGGGAGCAGGCATTGCGTGCGGCGGCGGCAAAGGCCGGGATGTTCAGCCTGCGCGAGGACGGCGAGCGCTGGATTCGCAGCGGTGCCACCGCCCCTGAAGAAATTCTCCGTGTGACCCGGGACGCCTGA
- a CDS encoding substrate-binding domain-containing protein: MFKRTLIAASLTVAALASAQAMAVTGGGATLPAALYKGSADSILPANFSYAAVGSGAGKTAFLTNVATGFGTTGTVHFAGSDSVLSASEISTYNTNFGAAYGPLIQLPSVATSVAIPYKKSGQTALNLTSAQLCDAFSGSVTTWGGLLGTADTTPIRIVYRNVSSGTSEILTRHLNAVCPTKFTTNSTFVNARPAGSTLPSNWVGVANTADVAPAVAAVDGSLGYVGPDGVDATSNALVARVNNVQPTSANVALALSSVTPPSTAALAADPTRWSPVVANPAIGYKLAAYTNFIVGQCYKDAAVANDVKAFLTTHYNTTTNDLAVKNHGFVTVPAAWKTKVYETFVSNAAGYNLDINNTSVCNTIGRPL, encoded by the coding sequence ATGTTCAAGCGCACTCTGATCGCAGCTTCCCTGACCGTCGCCGCGCTGGCTTCCGCTCAAGCCATGGCCGTTACCGGTGGTGGCGCTACTCTGCCAGCCGCTCTGTACAAAGGTTCGGCCGACAGCATCCTGCCTGCCAACTTCAGCTACGCCGCCGTGGGTAGCGGTGCCGGCAAGACTGCCTTCCTGACCAACGTTGCCACTGGCTTCGGCACCACCGGTACTGTGCACTTCGCCGGTAGCGACTCGGTACTCAGCGCTTCGGAAATCAGCACCTACAACACCAACTTCGGCGCTGCTTACGGCCCGCTGATCCAACTGCCATCGGTTGCCACTTCGGTTGCCATCCCGTACAAAAAATCCGGTCAGACCGCGCTGAACCTGACCAGCGCTCAACTGTGCGACGCTTTCTCGGGCTCCGTCACCACTTGGGGCGGCCTGCTGGGCACTGCTGACACCACCCCGATCCGCATCGTTTATCGCAACGTGTCCAGCGGTACTTCGGAAATCCTCACCCGTCACCTGAACGCTGTCTGCCCAACCAAGTTCACCACCAACTCGACGTTCGTCAACGCCCGTCCAGCCGGTTCCACCCTGCCATCGAACTGGGTTGGCGTCGCCAACACTGCTGACGTGGCACCTGCTGTGGCCGCGGTTGACGGCTCGCTCGGCTATGTCGGTCCGGACGGTGTAGACGCCACCAGCAACGCGCTGGTTGCCCGCGTCAACAACGTTCAGCCAACTTCCGCCAACGTTGCGCTGGCCCTGTCTTCGGTGACCCCACCTTCGACCGCTGCTCTGGCTGCCGACCCGACTCGCTGGTCGCCAGTGGTGGCTAACCCGGCCATCGGTTACAAACTGGCGGCCTACACCAACTTCATCGTCGGTCAGTGCTACAAGGATGCAGCCGTGGCCAACGACGTGAAGGCTTTCCTGACCACGCACTACAACACCACCACCAACGACCTGGCGGTCAAGAACCACGGTTTCGTGACCGTGCCTGCCGCCTGGAAAACCAAGGTGTACGAAACATTCGTCAGCAACGCTGCCGGCTACAACCTGGACATCAACAACACCAGCGTCTGCAACACCATCGGTCGTCCTTTGTAA